A single window of Grus americana isolate bGruAme1 chromosome 10, bGruAme1.mat, whole genome shotgun sequence DNA harbors:
- the SLC51B gene encoding organic solute transporter subunit beta, whose product MKFFWIIPFFLLQDTEAFLMKNAKVNLCLQASPTNGNLLLEDCNPESGFQNWSWQGDSLMNHGTQSCLSVVGANSVQTSLCGSVGYTSWDCSDSLLSPLGSSQGYLVANRKGVVLKNVRGPKAQWQDVTQRSVCEKKAAETKQDRYFPAALASTRVYDHTAGNATLALGIAQEELEELLWFFRREDPSTWNYSVLALSFVAMILGLFLLGINIARNRKRKMHMYRGAEQITQQAELEAKQALMPVQEYSPAEPQKQELVPQDQRLGDVVVQWKDGTVTSLYAERSEDAI is encoded by the exons ATGAAGTTCTTCTGGATAATCccatttttcctgctgcaag ACACTGAagcttttctgatgaaaaatgctAAAGTCAACCTGTGTTTACAAGCCAGCCCGACGAATGGGAATTTACTGCTGGAGGACTGTAATCCAGAGTCAGGTTTCCAGAACTGGTCTTGGCAAGGTGATTCTTTGATGAATCACGGCACACAGAGCTGTCTCTCCGTGGTGGGGGCCAACAGTGTGCAGACAAGTCTCTGCGGCAGCGTGGGCTACAcgagctgggactgctcagattcactgctctctcctctgggcagcagccagggctaCCTGGTGGCAAACAGGAAAGGAGTTGTTCTCAAAAATGTAAGAGGCCCCAAGGCCCAATGGCAAGATGTTACACAGAGGAGCGTGTGCGAGAAGAAAGCGG ctgagaCAAAGCAAGACAGGTActtccctgcagcccttgccAGCACACGCGTGTACGACCACACAGCAGGCAACGCGACCCTTGCGCTGGGTATAGCTCaagaagagctggaggagctgctttGGTTCTTCCGCAGAGAAGACC CGTCAACGTGGAATTACTCCGTCCTTGCACTTTCCTTTGTGGCCATGATTTTGGGTCTTTTCCTCCTGGGCATTAACATTGCGCGAAACAG gaaaaggaagatgcaCATGTACAGAGGAGCGGAGCAAATCACGCagcaggctgagctggaggCCAAGCAAGCCCTGATGCCTGTGCAGGAATACAGCCCGGCCGAACCACAAAAGCAGGAGCTGGTGCCCCAGGATCAGAGATTGGGAGATGTGGTGGTCCAGTGGAAGGACGGGACGGTCACATCTCTGTATGCAGAGAGGTCTGAGGATGCCATATAA
- the RASL12 gene encoding ras-like protein family member 12 isoform X1, which produces MVMPGGGWRRADRPPRCRRAPLFPRLGHPMSRVARGSPSRRQEGPHPEWQRLPHVPPLSPAGRRMSSMFGKPRAGGERPPQSPLAECNVAILGCQGAGKSALTVKFLTKRFISEYDPNLEDTYASEELVDQQPVLLKVMDTADQDGPGNCERYLRWASAFLVVYSIDDRKSFEGCQRYLEVLALHARGCQRRCPVLLLGNKLDMEQYRQVPAAEGMSLASRFRCLFYEVSACQDFAGVQHVFHEAVREVRRQAEQSLPVQPLFITEERPCPPVATPVALPARHGLASCTFNTLSTVNYKEIPSVAQAKLVTVKSSRAQSKRKAPTLTLLKGFKIF; this is translated from the exons ATGGTgatgccaggaggaggatggaggagagcaGATCGCCCTCCCCGGTGCCGCCGAGccccccttttccccaggctggggCACCCCATGAGCCGGGTGGCGAGAGGCTCCCCATCCAGGCGGCAAGAGGGTCCCCATCCGGAATGGCAGCGGCTGCCCCACGTCCCCCCGCTCTCTCCTGCAGGACGGAGGATGTCCTCGATGTTCGGCAAACCCCGAGCTGGCGGCGAGCGGCCACCCCAGAGCCCCCTCGCCGAGTGCAACGTGGCCATCCTGGGGTGCCAAGGGGCCGGCAAGTCAG ccctgaCCGTGAAGTTTCTAACCAAGAGGTTCATAAGCGAGTATGATCCGAACTTGG AGGATACCTATGCCTCGGAGGAGCTGGTGGAccagcagcctgtgctgctgaaggtgATGGACACCGCCGACCAG GACGGCCCCGGGAACTGCGAGCGCTACCTGCGCTGGGCCAGCGCCTTCCTTGTCGTCTACAGCATCGACGATAGGAAGAGCTTCGAGGGCTGCCAGCGCTACCTGGAGGTCCTCGCCCTGCACGCGAGGGGCTGCCAGCGCCGCTGCCCCGTGCTCCTGCTGGGCAACAAGCTGGACATGGAGCAGTACAG GCAGGTGCCCGCAGCCGAAGGGATGTCCCTGGCGAGCAGGTTCAGGTGCCTCTTCTATGAAGTGTCGGCGTGCCAGGACTTCGCGGGGGTGCAGCATGTCTTCCACGAAGCGGTGCGGGAGGTGCGGCGCCAGGCGGAGCAGAGCCTGCCTGTCCAGCCGCTCTTCATCACCGAGGAGCGTCCCTGCCCGCCGGTGGCCACGCCGGTCGCCCTGCCCGCCCGCCACGGCTTGGCCAGCTGCACCTTCAACACCCTCTCCACCGTCAACTACAAGGAGATCCCCTCGGTGGCCCAGGCCAAGCTGGTCACTGTCAAGTCCTCGCGGGCTCAGAGCAAGAGGAAAGCTCCCACGCTCACCTTGCTGAAAGGTTTCAAGATATTTTAG
- the MTFMT gene encoding methionyl-tRNA formyltransferase, mitochondrial, with translation MRGRLLRAWRQGVKAARGAAGRAGAPPWRVLFFGTDRFAVTALRALEAAREPSEDSLVSRLEVVTLPSRLPGDLPVRSCARELRLPVHEWPHTGPEGQFDVGVVASFGRLLSEDLILQFPYGMLNVHPSCLPRWRGPAPIIHTVLHGDKVTGVTIMEIRPKRFDVGPIIKQEEFAVPPHCTAKELEALLSKMGANMLISVLKNLPESLKNKKEQPKEGVTFAPKISIAKSCIKWEEQTAAQIIQLHRAIGNMFPLQTLWKGTTVKLVDFVEVDNIPGFADQVLNDHGAVPGSLLYHKVSQMLIARCKEGWIGIKTVVLKKKLTAVDFYNGYMHSWFQENTTTVHQECRFQTLKLTTTKKTLKEREILAQDVKQ, from the exons ATGCGCGGCCGGTTGTTGCGCGCCTGGCGGCAGGGGGTGAAGGCGgcgcgcggggcggcggggcgcgccGGGGCGCCGCCATGGCGGGTGCTCTTCTTCGGCACCGACCGCTTCGCCGTCACCGCCCTGCGGGCCCTGGAGGCGGCCAG GGAGCCCAGCGAGGACTCGCTCGTGTCCAGGCTGGAGGTGGTGACCCTGCCGTCCCGCCTGCCTGGGGATCTGCCTGTGAGGAGCTGTGCCCGGGAGCTCCGGCTGCCTGTTCACGAGTGGCCGCACACGGGACCTGAGGGGCAGTTTGATGTGGGTGTGGTGGCATCATTTGGACGTCTCCTAAGTGAGGACCTTATTCTGCAGTTCCCATA TGGCATGCTGAATGTCCATCCCAGCTGTCTCCCACGATGGCGTGGTCCTGCACCAATAATCCACACAGTGCTTCATGGTGATAAAGTGACTGGGGTGACAATTATGGAAATAAGGCCAAAAAG GTTTGATGTAGGTCCAATTATTAAGCAAGAAGAGTTTGCTGTGCCTCCCCACTGTACTGCGAAGGAGCTGGAAGCGTTGTTATCAAAGATGGGTGCAAACATG ctgatatcagttttgaaaaacttgcctgaaagtttaaaaaataaaaaagagcaacCAAAAGAAGGAGTAACATTTG CTCCTAAAATATCTATAGCTAAGAGTTGTATAAAATGGGAAGAACAAACGGCCGCACAAATAATTCAACTGCATCGTGCAATAGGAAATATG tttcCTCTGCAGACGCTCTGGAAGGGTACTACTGTTAAACTTGTGGATTTTGTAGAAGTGGATAATATCCCCGGTTTTGCTg aTCAGGTATTAAACGACCATGGAGCTGTTCCTGGTTCGCTACTATACCATAAAGTGTCTCAAATGCTGATAGCTCGCTGTAAG gaaGGCTGGATCGGAATCAAAACAGTCGTACTAAAGAAGAAGCTTACAGCAGTTGACTTCTACAATGGATATATGCATTCTTGGTTCCAGGAGAACACAACAACAGTTCATCAGGAATGCAGATTTCAAACACTCAAActtacaacaacaaaaaagactctgaaggagagggaaatatTGGCACAGGATGTAAAACaatag
- the RASL12 gene encoding ras-like protein family member 12 isoform X2, giving the protein MSSMFGKPRAGGERPPQSPLAECNVAILGCQGAGKSALTVKFLTKRFISEYDPNLEDTYASEELVDQQPVLLKVMDTADQDGPGNCERYLRWASAFLVVYSIDDRKSFEGCQRYLEVLALHARGCQRRCPVLLLGNKLDMEQYRQVPAAEGMSLASRFRCLFYEVSACQDFAGVQHVFHEAVREVRRQAEQSLPVQPLFITEERPCPPVATPVALPARHGLASCTFNTLSTVNYKEIPSVAQAKLVTVKSSRAQSKRKAPTLTLLKGFKIF; this is encoded by the exons ATGTCCTCGATGTTCGGCAAACCCCGAGCTGGCGGCGAGCGGCCACCCCAGAGCCCCCTCGCCGAGTGCAACGTGGCCATCCTGGGGTGCCAAGGGGCCGGCAAGTCAG ccctgaCCGTGAAGTTTCTAACCAAGAGGTTCATAAGCGAGTATGATCCGAACTTGG AGGATACCTATGCCTCGGAGGAGCTGGTGGAccagcagcctgtgctgctgaaggtgATGGACACCGCCGACCAG GACGGCCCCGGGAACTGCGAGCGCTACCTGCGCTGGGCCAGCGCCTTCCTTGTCGTCTACAGCATCGACGATAGGAAGAGCTTCGAGGGCTGCCAGCGCTACCTGGAGGTCCTCGCCCTGCACGCGAGGGGCTGCCAGCGCCGCTGCCCCGTGCTCCTGCTGGGCAACAAGCTGGACATGGAGCAGTACAG GCAGGTGCCCGCAGCCGAAGGGATGTCCCTGGCGAGCAGGTTCAGGTGCCTCTTCTATGAAGTGTCGGCGTGCCAGGACTTCGCGGGGGTGCAGCATGTCTTCCACGAAGCGGTGCGGGAGGTGCGGCGCCAGGCGGAGCAGAGCCTGCCTGTCCAGCCGCTCTTCATCACCGAGGAGCGTCCCTGCCCGCCGGTGGCCACGCCGGTCGCCCTGCCCGCCCGCCACGGCTTGGCCAGCTGCACCTTCAACACCCTCTCCACCGTCAACTACAAGGAGATCCCCTCGGTGGCCCAGGCCAAGCTGGTCACTGTCAAGTCCTCGCGGGCTCAGAGCAAGAGGAAAGCTCCCACGCTCACCTTGCTGAAAGGTTTCAAGATATTTTAG